A genomic region of Megalobrama amblycephala isolate DHTTF-2021 linkage group LG6, ASM1881202v1, whole genome shotgun sequence contains the following coding sequences:
- the LOC125269586 gene encoding butyrophilin-like protein 2 has protein sequence MGLEVEWRRTDPETLVHLYQDGESQPGAQQQDYLDRAHFFTDQIQHGNFALRLDNLRAKDQGQYTCKVYSQQDYGETEFQIKVVEHFQVSGLSRPISATMGDDVTLHCSVDSHIITEHIKMVSWKKTDEDDILVLLYQDNKALPDLSNEQYRDRVEFFTDEIPKGNFSLRLKNVGTRDKGVYMCQVFAGNLSANATAELEGLDTLKDLPESREFRPMLTENIREPGAEGVARTGLVKSGQKSSKQDVRVVQRVSVAVLVSNDENWLGGGSVDETKEDRWDGLTVHGPSGPLVVPLGSTVVLPCYIDEPLLIMGLEVEWRRTGSETLVHLYQDGESRPEAQQQDYLDRAHFFTDQIQHGNFALRLDNLRAEDEGQYTCKVYSQQYYGETKIQIKVVERLLVSGLSRSISATVGDDVTLNCSVDSHITTEHIKIVSWRKTDEDDILVLLYQDNAALPALSNEQYRDRVEFFTDEIPKGNFSLKLKNVRTRDKGVYMCQVFAGSLSASATAELERLGLSVSQTMVLILCISASGSALLLCCLIYCKSTTKAE, from the exons ATGGGTCTGGAGGTGGAATGGAGAAGAACAGACCCAGAGACTCTGGTTCATCTGTATCAAGATGGTGAGAGTCAACCAGGGGCCCAGCAGCAGGATTATCTTGATAGAGCTCATTTCTTTACTGATCAGATTCAACATGGAAACTTCGCCCTTCGTCTGGACAATCTGAGAGCTAAAGATCAGGGACAATACACATGCAAAGTTTACAGTCAGCAGGATTATGGTGAGACAGAGTTTCAAATAAAAGTTGTTG AGCATTTTCAAGTATCAGGATTGAGTCGCCCCATATCTGCGACTATGGGTGATGATGTCACTCTGCACTGCTCTGTAGACTCTCACATCATAACTGAACACATTAAAATGGTTTCATGGAAGAAAACAGATGAAGACGATATTTTGGTTCTGCTCTACCAAGACAATAAGGCTTTACCAGATTTATCAAATGAGCAGTACAGAGATAGAGTTGAGTTCTTCACTGATGAAATCCCCAAAGGAAACTTCTCTCTCAGACTGAAGAATGTCGGAACTCGCGACAAAGGAGTTTACATGTGTCAAGTGTTTGCTGGAAATTTATCTGCCAATGCAACTGCAGAACTGGAGGGACTGG ATACCCTGAAGGACCTACCTGAGAG ccGTGAGTTTAGACCGATGCTCACGGAGAACATCAGAGAGCCGGGGGCAGAGGGGGTGGCGCGGACTGGTCTGGTTAAAAGTGGGCAGAAGTCATCTAAGCAAGATGTTAGAGTGGTGCAAAGAGTGTCAGTAGCAGTGTTAGTGTCCAATGATGAGAATTGGTTAGGGGGAGGAAGTGTGGATGAGACCAAAGAGGATAGGTGGGATG GTTTAACTGTGCATGGTCCCTCTGGTCCTCTGGTTGTTCCTCTGGGATCTACAGTGGTTTTGCCCTGTTATATTGATGAACCCTTACTAATAATGGGTCTGGAGGTGGAATGGAGAAGAACAGGGTCAGAGACTCTGGTTCATCTGTATCAAGATGGTGAGAGTCGACCAGAGGCCCAGCAGCAGGATTATCTTGATAGAGCTCATTTCTTTACTGATCAGATTCAACACGGAAACTTTGCCCTTCGTCTGGACAATCTGAGAGCTGAAGATGAGGGACAATACACATGTAAAGTTTACAGTCAGCAGTATTATGGAGAGACTAAGATTCAAATAAAAGTTGTTG AGCGTTTGCTAGTATCAGGATTGAGTCGCTCCATATCTGCGACTGTAGGTGATGATGTCACTCTGAACTGCTCTGTAGACTCTCACATCACAACTGAACACATTAAAATAGTTTCATGGAGGAAAACAGATGAAGACGATATTTTGGTTCTGCTCTACCAAGACAATGCAGCTTTACCAGCTTTATCAAATGAGCAGTACAGAGATAGAGTTGAGTTCTTCACTGATGAAATCCCCAAAGGAAACTTCTCTCTCAAACTGAAGAATGTCAGAACTCGCGACAAAGGAGTTTACATGTGTCAAGTGTTTGCTGGAAGTTTATCTGCCAGTGCAACTGCAGAACTGGAGCGACTGG